From a single Rutidosis leptorrhynchoides isolate AG116_Rl617_1_P2 chromosome 5, CSIRO_AGI_Rlap_v1, whole genome shotgun sequence genomic region:
- the LOC139849547 gene encoding uncharacterized protein: MVDIVGKLRLLTSHLKSWISLSRSNEATQLKSLEKKINDIDFVIDAGNADADLVQLRNRLFNERDDISKLEAIDSIQKSRIKWDVEGDENSKVFITLLNINVFDEHKTGASFSYIEPHYKLDTDEASFLEREVDDMEIKRAVWDCGSSKAPGPDVGCFYKIVTNILTNRILHVIDKLISPAQSAFISGRQILDGPMMLSEIISWYKKSNRKMLMFKVDFEKAYDSVNWDYLIFMLSSMGFGQKWCEWIMGCLKSAKTLVLVNGSPTREFDIKRGL, translated from the exons ATGGTAGATATAGTTGGGAAACTCAGATTGCTAACGTCTCATTTAAAGAGTTGGATTTCTTTGTCCAGGTCCAATGAAGCTACGCAATTAAAGAGTCTTGAAAAGAAAATCAATGACATTGACTTTGTCATAGATGCTGGTAATGCCGATGCTGACCTTGTTCAATTACGTAATCGTTTGTTTAATGAACGTGATGACATATCTAAATTGGAGGCAATTGACTCGATTCAAAAATCTAGAATTAAATGGGATGTCGAGGGAGATGAAAATTCAAAAGTTTTCATTACTCTCTTAAACATAAACGTG TTTGATGAGCATAAGACCGGTGCAAGTTTTTCCTACATCGAGCCTCACTATAAATTAGACACTGATGAAGCTAGTTTCCTTGAAAGAGAGGTAGACGACATGGAAATCAAACGTGCAGTTTGGGATTGCGGTAGTTCCAAAGCTCCAGGCCCGGACG TGGGTTGTTTCTATAAGATTGTAACGAACATTCTTACGAACCGGATTTTACATGTTATTGACAAATTGATCAGTCCCGCTCAGTCAGCCTTTATCTCTGGTCGCCAGATTCTAGACGGTCCGATGATGTTAAGTGAAATTATTTCATGGTATAAAAAATCTAATAGGAAGATGCTCATGTTTAAGGTGGACTTTGAAAAAGCCTACGACTCGGTGAATTGGGATTATCTAATATTCATGCTTTCTTCTATGGGGTTCGGTCAAAAGTGGTGTGAATGGATTATGGGGTGTCTTAAATCCGCCAAAACTTTAGTGTTAGTTAATGGGAGTCCTACTAGAGAATTCGATATTAAAAGAGGTTTATGA
- the LOC139849546 gene encoding uncharacterized protein, which produces MEGLHLALNRAVESNYIRGIKEIFYLVSGLRINVAKSHIFGIGVDSAEVCSYAAATSTRVGSFPTKYLGIPIGSNMKHSNWDSLVDKFRNKLSSWKASLISSGGRLTLVKSVMGNIGICFMSLFKCPEKVLIVLESIRARFFGVVIVPLRKFHG; this is translated from the exons ATGGAGGGTCTTCATTTAGCTCTTAATCGTGCTGTCGAAAGTAATTATATCCGTGGCATTAAG GAGATTTTTTACTTGGTGTCGGGGTTACGTATTAACGTAGCCAAATCCCATATATTTGGGATAGGTGTTGATTCAGCCGAGGTTTGTTCATACGCAGCCGCTACGTCTACTAGAGTTGGTTCGTTCCCGACAAAGTATCTTGGCATCCCCATTGGTTCAAATATGAAGCATTCTAACTGGGACTCTTTGGTTGATAAATTCAGGAATAAGTTATCATCGTGGAAGGCTTCATTaatttcttccggtggtagattaaCTCTAGTAAAATCTGTCATGGGAAACATTGGGATCTGTTTCATGTCTCTTTTTAAATGCCCGGAAAAGGTTTTAATAGTGCTTGAATCGATTCGGGCGAGGTTTTTTGGGGTGGTAATAGTTCCTCTAAGAAAATTTCATGGGTAA